The following coding sequences lie in one Glycine soja cultivar W05 chromosome 16, ASM419377v2, whole genome shotgun sequence genomic window:
- the LOC114389487 gene encoding glutamate receptor 3.6-like produces MAFQRETTTMIGVWLVVLMVLSKGLSSTGVVPDNFTIPSFVNIGVLYSFNTSVGRMVKTAVQAAVDDVNSDPSILANTKLKASLQEDTKYRGFLSIAEALQLMATQTVAIIGPQTSTTAHVISHIANELQVPLLSFTATDPTLSSLQFPFFIRTAFSDIYEMTAIADFVNYFGWREVIAVYGDDDHGRNGIGALGDKLSERRCKISFKAPMTPEATREEITDVLVQAALEESRVVVLHTSTAWGPKVLSVAKSLGMMENGYVWITTTFLSTWLDIGSPLSSDATDDMQGVITLRMYIPDSERKRWFFSRWKNLTTGKTANGSQGLSTYGIFAYDTVYALAHALDAFFKQGNQITFSRDPKLSQLRGDNIHLDAVKIFNEGKLLHKYIYEVNMTGVSGLFKFTSDGDLVNPAYEIINVIGTGTRRVGYWSNYTGLSIVPPEALYSKPPNRSSASQKLLPVLWPGETTHKPRGWVFPNNGRMLKIGVPKRVSYREFVSQVQGTDMFKGFCIDVFLSAVNLLPYAVPYKFVSYGDGDSNPSNTELARLITAGVFDAAVGDITITTERTKMVDFTQPYIESGLVVVASVKKTDSNAWAFFMPFTPMMWTVTAVFFLLVGAVVWILEHRLNDDFRGPPKQQMVTILWFSFSTMFFAHRENTVSTLGRFVLLIWLFVVLIINSSYTASLTSILTVKQLSSPVKGIESLRSSKEPIGYLQGSFTRNYLIDEIGIDESRLVPLKTPEETAEALKKGPQKGGVAAYVDERAYIELFLSSRCDYSIVGQEFTRNGWGFAFPRDSPLAVDLSTAILELAENGDLQRIHDKWLLSSACLSQGAKLEVDRLNLRSFWGLYLVCGLACVLALLIYCIQTMRQYSKHRPEELESSGHGSGSSCLRTFLTFIDEKEEIVKSRSKRKKMEGIS; encoded by the exons ATGGCTTTCCAAAGGGAAACTACAACCATGATTGGAGTTTGGCTTGTGGTGTTGATGGTTCTCTCCAAAGGGTTATCTTCAACAGGGGTTGTACCAGATAATTTCACTATACCTTCTTTTGTAAATATTGGGGTTCTCTATTCTTTCAATACTAGTGTTGGTAGAATGGTGAAAACTGCTGTACAAGCTGCGGTTGACGATGTAAATTCTGATCCATCTATTCTTGCTAACACTAAGTTGAAGGCCTCACTGCAAGAAGATACTAAATACAGAGGTTTTCTGAGCATTGCCGAGG CCTTGCAGCTCATGGCAACACAAACTGTGGCTATAATCGGTCCCCAGACCTCTACAACAGCTCATGTCATATCTCATATAGCGAACGAGCTCCAAGTTCCTCTGCTATCATTTACAGCCACTGACCCTACTCTTTCTTCGCTTCAATTCCCATTCTTTATTAGAACTGCTTTTAGTGACATTTATGAAATGACTGCAATAGCAGACTTTGTTAACTACTTTGGATGGAGAGAGGTTATTGCAGTTTATGGTGATGATGACCATGGGAGGAATGGAATAGGTGCATTAGGGGATAAGCTTTCCGAGAGACGTTGCAAGATCTCATTTAAAGCACCTATGACTCCTGAGGCAACTAGGGAGGAGATTACGGATGTGCTTGTTCAGGCGGCCTTGGAAGAATCCCGGGTTGTAGTTCTTCACACAAGTACTGCTTGGGGCCCAAAAGTGTTAAGTGTGGCAAAGTCTCTAGGAATGATGGAAAACGGGTATGTCTGGATAACAACTACTTTTCTGTCTACTTGGCTGGATATAGGTAGTCCCCTATCTTCAGATGCAACGGATGACATGCAAGGAGTTATTACACTTCGAATGTATATACCAGATTCAGAGCGCAAAAGATGGTTTTTTTCTAGGTGGAAAAACTTGACTACTGGAAAGACTGCTAATGGTTCCCAGGGTTTGAGTACTTATGGTATCTTTGCATATGATACTGTTTACGCTCTTGCTCATGCACTTGATGCATTTTTCAAACAAGGGAACCAAATTACATTTTCACGTGATCCAAAGTTATCTCAACTACGTGGAGACAACATTCATCTTGATGCTGTGAAAATattcaatgaaggaaagctgttgcataaatatatttatgaggTTAACATGACTGGTGTATCAGGTCTATTCAAGTTTACATCTGATGGAGACCTTGTTAATCCTGCTTATGAAATCATCAATGTAATTGGAACTGGGACTCGGAGGGTTGGTTATTGGTCAAATTACACTGGATTATCAATTGTTCCTCCAGAAGCACTTTATTCAAAACCACCTAATCGATCCAGTGCAAGCCAAAAGCTACTCCCTGTGCTTTGGCCAGGAGAAACAACCCATAAGCCCCGTGGTTGGGTTTTTCCAAACAATGGAAGGATGTTAAAAATTGGAGTTCCAAAAAGGGTTAGTTACCGAGAATTTGTCTCTCAAGTACAAGGCACTGACATGTTCAAGGGATTTTGCATTGATGTATTTCTTTCTGCAGTGAACTTGTTGCCCTATGCTGTACCCTATAAATTTGTTTCATATGGGGATGGTGACAGCAATCCTAGTAACACTGAGCTTGCCCGTCTTATCACAGCGGGT GTCTTTGATGCTGCAGTAGGTGACATTACAATTACTACAGAAAGAACAAAGATGGTGGATTTTACTCAGCCATACATCGAGTCTGGTCTAGTGGTAGTTGCATCAGTTAAGAAGACAGATTCCAATGCTTGGGCATTTTTTATGCCGTTTACACCAATGATGTGGACTGTCACAGCTGTCTTTTTTCTACTAGTGGGAGCTGTTGTTTGGATTTTAGAGCATAGGCTGAATGATGATTTTAGGGGACCTCCCAAACAACAAATGGTCACAATTTTGTG GTTTAGTTTTTCAACCATGTTCTTTGCTCACA GGGAAAATACAGTGAGCACTCTCGGTCGCTTTGTGCTGCTTATATGGTTATTTGTAGTTCTAATAATTAACTCAAGTTACACAGCAAGTTTGACATCAATCCTCACAGTTAAACAACTTTCTTCACCTGTCAAAGGCATTGAAAGTTTAAGAAGTAGCAAAGAGCCTATTGGCTACTTGCAGGGTTCATTTACTcgaaattatttaattgatgaAATTGGTATTGATGAATCCAGACTAGTTCCTCTGAAAACACCAGAAGAAACTGCAGAAGCACTTAAGAAAGGTCCCCAGAAGGGTGGTGTTGCTGCATATGTTGACGAGCGTGCTTACATAGAGCTCTTCCTTTCAAGCCGGTGTGATTATAGCATTGTAGGTCAAGAGTTTACCAGAAATGGTTGGGGATTT gCCTTTCCGCGAGACTCGCCATTAGCAGTTGACCTTTCAACTGCAATATTGGAGTTGGCAGAGAATGGAGACTTGCAAAGGATCCATGACAAATGGCTTTTGAGCAGTGCTTGCCTATCACAAGGTGCAAAGCTTGAAGTGGACAGACTCAACCTGAGAAGCTTTTGGGGCCTCTATCTGGTGTGTGGATTAGCATGTGTGCTTGCTCTCCTCATATATTGTATTCAGACCATGAGGCAGTACTCCAAGCACCGCCCCGAGGAGCTTGAGTCTTCTGGCCATGGCTCAGGATCTTCGTGTCTGCGCACATTCCTTACATTCATAGATGAAAAGGAAGAGATAGTTAAGAGCCGCtccaagagaaagaaaatggagGGGATATCATAA